A single genomic interval of Symphalangus syndactylus isolate Jambi chromosome 18, NHGRI_mSymSyn1-v2.1_pri, whole genome shotgun sequence harbors:
- the IL2RB gene encoding interleukin-2 receptor subunit beta, with amino-acid sequence MAAAALSWRLPLLILLLPLATPWASAAVNGTSQFTCFYNSKANISCVWSQDGALQDTSCQVHAWPDRRWWNQTCELLPVSQASWACNLILGAPDSQKLTAVDIVTLRVMCREGVRWRMMAIQDFKPFENLRLMAPISLQVVHVETHRCNISWEISQASHYFERHLEFEARTLSPGHTWEEAPLLILKQKQEWICLETLTPDTQYEFQVRVKPLQGEFTTWSPWSQPLAFRTKPAALGKDTIPWLGHLLVGLSGTFGFIILVYLLINCGNTGPWLKKVLKCHTPDPSKFFSQLSSEHGGDVQKWLSSPFPSSSFSPGGLEPEISPLEVLERDKAMQLLVQQDKVPEPASLSSNHSLTSCFTNQGYFFFHLPDAFEIEACQVYFTYDPCAEEDPDEGGAGAPTGSSPQPLQPLSGEDDAYCTFPSRDDLLLFSPSLLGGPSPPSTAPGDSGAGEERLPPSLQERVPRDWDPQPLGPPTPGVPDLVDFQPPPELVLREAVEEAPDPGPREGVSFPWSRPPGQGEFRALNARLPLNTDAYLSLQELQGQDPTHLV; translated from the exons ATGGCGGCCGCCGCTCTGTCCTGGCGTCTgcccctcctcatcctcctcctgccCCTCGCTACCCCTTGGGCATCTGCAGCCGTGAATG GCACTTCCCAGTTCACATGCTTCTACAACTCGAAAGCCAACATCTCCTGTGTCTGGAGCCAAGATGGGGCTCTGCAGGACACTTCCTGCCAAGTCCATGCCTGGCCGGACAGACG GTGGTGGAACCAAACCTGTGAGCTGCTCCCCGTGAGTCAAGCATCCTGGGCCTGCAACCTGATCCTTGGAGCCCCAGAT TCTCAGAAGCTGACTGCAGTGGACATCGTCACCCTGAGGGTGATGTGCCGTGAAGGGGTGCGATGGAGGATGATGGCCATCCAGGACTTCAAACCCTTTGAGAACC TTCGCCTGATGGCCCCCATCTCCCTCCAAGTCGTCCACGTGGAGACCCACAGATGCAATATAAGCTGGGAAATCTCCCAAGCCTCGCACTACTTTGAAAGACACCTGGAGTTCGAGGCCCGGACACTGTCCCCAGGCCACACCTGGGAG GAGGCCCCCCTCCTGATCCTCAAGCAGAAGCAGGAATGGATCTGCCTGGAGACGCTCACCCCAGACACCCAGTATGAGTTTCAGGTGCGGGTCAAGCCTCTGCAAGGCGAGTTCACGACCTGGAGCCCCTGGAGCCAGCCCCTGGCCTTCAGGACAAAGCCTGCAG CCCTGGGGAAGGACACCATTCCGTGGCTCGGCCACCTCCTCGTGGGTCTCAGCGGGACCTTTGGCTTCATCATCTTAGTGTACTTGCTGATCAACTGCGGGAACACCGGGCCGTG GCTGAAGAAGGTCCTGAAGTGTCACACCCCAGACCCCTCGAAGTTCTTTTCCCAGCTGAGCTCAGAGCATGGAGGAGATGTCCAG AAGTGGCTGTCCTCGCCCTTCCCCTCATCGTCCTTCAGCCCTGGTGGCCTGGAGCCTGAGATCTCGCCACTAGAAGTGCTGGAGAGGGACAAGGCGATGCAGCTGCTCGTGCAGCAGGACAAGGTGCCTGAGCCTGCGTCCTTAAGCAGCAACCACTCGCTGACCAGCTGCTTCACCAACCAGGGTTACTTCTTCTTCCACCTTCCGGACGCCTTCGAGATAGAGGCCTGCCAGGTGTACTTTACTTACGACCCCTGCGCAGAGGAAGACCCTGATGAGGGTGGGGCCGGAGCACCCACAGGGTCTTCCCCCCAACCCCTGCAGCCTCTGTCAGGGGAGGACGATGCCTACTGCACCTTCCCCTCCAGGGATGACCTGCTGCTCTTCTCCCCCAGTCTCCTCGGTGGCCCCAGCCCCCCAAGCACTGCCCCTGGGGACAGCGGGGCTGGTGAAGAGAGGCTGCCCCCTTCCCTGCAAGAAAGAGTCCCCAGAGACTGGGACCCCCAGCCCCTGGGGCCTCCCACCCCAGGAGTCCCAGACCTGGTGGATTTTCAGCCACCCCCTGAGCTGGTGCTGCGAGAGGCTGTGGAGGAGGCCCCTGACCCTGGCCCCAGGGAGGGGGTCAGTTTCCCCTGGTCCAGGCCTCCCGGGCAGGGGGAGTTCAGGGCCCTTAATGCTCGCCTGCCCCTGAACACTGATGCCTACTTGTCCCTCCAAGAACTCCAGGGTCAGGACCCAACTCACTTGGTGTAG